The genomic window aagtaattttttatataCTACTAAGAAATTGTATTCTCTACATAAACTGCTTCCATTTAATGTGAAAAACTATATAATATCCAGTAAGTTGGGACTGGAGAGCATGTCACTTGCACACAAATCCATATACACTATATATAATTAGCTATTACAGATTTTAGGATCTCGCAGCTCGACCCAGAAGTAATTGAGGCAATTTAGGGATTTCATAGAAGGGCATTTCAACCCTACTAAGTTATTGTAATATAATTTTTGCCTTATTTACAAATATGTCATCCTATTTGAGGAAACATAGCctataaaaattactgtaaactGGTGAGACAAATGAGAATATAGTAAATTGTAGGCAATGTGTCCTATCTAGGAGGTCCTGTTAGTGATGTGAATTGTTTCTTCAGAAGTCATTGTGCCCTACTTTAAACTATTAATTCTTGTGTCTTTAAGAACCTGGACCAGATTTTTTGCAGCTGTAGACTCAATGTTGTTTATAGGAAGAGGTAATATCTTCCATACAATGAAGGGAAAAGCAGTTGAGGTTTTGGACACAGAAGATGTAGCATCAGATATGTCATGGATGCAGCAGAGTTAAATGCAGGTTATGTGCAATAGCTGGATTAAATGTAGTTATATGAACCCAAATAGATCCTTGGAAGAAAACGGACAAGTAGTACGGTggtgaagagaaagggaagaccATGTGAATTCATGGTTTTTCTCCTTGAATCTCACTGTCTAAAGGTAGTCTTAAGGTATTATCTTTCCCTACAAATCTAGCCCTCTCTTGCAGCTTTAGACCAACATAGCTGTAGCAACCACTATTAGATAAGTGAGTACAGTGGTGCTGAGGCTAGTGATGCTGTTCTAGTTTATCCTGTTCTTGGTCTACTCTAGATTTAACTGATTGTAAAATCTGCAACAGAAATTATTAGAGTGAAGTAGCTGTTTTGCTGTGATGAGGGCTTTAATTTTGCAATTCACTAGGTGGAGAGAGGCTGCTGTGTCGTAGTGGAACACTGTCAAAACTAGGGTGGTGAGGAGTGCAGGTGTGTGCAACCCTCCACCTAGATACTGTGCACCACAGGACACCCCTTCTTCATGCGTGATATTGGGTTTTGCAGTATCTTCTGTATTAGCATAACACCATgttatctttttctctttgtgtttagAATGGCTTCTGTTCTGCACAAACACTTGGATAGCTATCATGTAATACAGTTGGTAAAGTTAACTCAGTACTTGGTGGTGTTGCGTTGCCACGATCCAGAGCTGTTTGCCAAACTAAAAATGTTGTTATTAGGGTAAGTGTGTATTCTTGGAAGTGTAGCTATTTAAGTATTAAACAGTTGTctacttaatattttaaataacaagcTAAGGTATTAGATTATTTTGTTTCCATAAAATATGAAGAAGTAACAAACTGTTAGAAGTATTTGATTCTATCAAACACGCAAATCAGAGGATAGGAAGTGGGTATTGTCTTGACTATAGACCCATTAGCATCTGCTAATAGAtatgatatattttaaaaatagatttttttgccCCTCGCCCCTTGGCCGCTGCAATATAATGACATTGAACCAGAAATTTTGATTGGTACTTTATAGGAAAGGTAGTTATTAATGTCTTTGATGTTTGAAGGAACAAGTAATGAAAAATAGAAGTACTCTTCTTTTGGTTGAAGAACTGTCTAGTCAGTTCTCAGGCTTGTACAGTTGCAACATAGAAAGGGAAACCATTTCTGGAATTGCGGGAGAAGAGATCTGCCACTGTTGCTTCCATTGCTCAGCCTCTGTAAGAATGCAGTGCCTTGTCTGTACGTGTTTTCTGTGGATGATGCCTTCATGTTCCTCAGGCACCTCAGAACCTGGTGCTCCCCAGGACAGAAGTCACAGAAATTATCCAGGCCCAGAAACCCACAGACTGTTAACAAAGATGGACCTTTCGCCCTTACTAAGGACTTCTGTGTTTATCAATAACATTTGAAGCCTCACCAGCTGATTGAGATGCTCCCtgtcttcttccctttttcaatttttaataaatTGGAAGTTAATCTCAATGAAAAAAGATGGTAGTCACTGACTGTGTGAATTTCTACCATGTCGTTAATATTCTACTTATGTTATATTTAATGTACAgcttttgacttttaaaatataattttaatgcaTGCAagttatttgcttgttttaaatgttttcactttGTCAGTACTGAtggtctgttttaatttctgtctctcttccagTTTTCTAAAATCTAGTGTCATACCTGCTGATACTGCTGCAATAATTCGTGTTCTGGCCATGCTTCCTTCCTTTCAAGTGGAGGAAGTCATtataaacaaagcagcagcagttctgcCTCAATGCAAGCTCCATCATTTGAATTGCATTGCTACTGCTCTTGTCAAATGGAATCATTATGATCAGTTGCACTGGCAAAACGGTTCTGAGCTATGTGTAAAGCTTCTGCAAAAACTAAATGACTGTGGATTTCAGAGGCTTCAGAATGCCAACAACTTAAATCTTCTGTTGGAAGAACTTACACATGTGAATGGAGAGTGGTTTGAAGAAGTCCTCAGTGAGGAAACTGTGGCCATGTGTCAACGCTTGATAGACCAAATAACATGGGCAAATGTATtacagttgtctttttttctcataaaaacaAACCACCGTTGTCCTTCATTACTTGACAGAATAGCTTCTGTGACTGTTGAAAATATAGACAAGgtattacagtttttctttttatctgctgTGTAAGTTAGTCAGAAAGGACAGGTTAGTAGTTAATGTGTTTCAGAGCAGAATCCACACAGTGTTTCTAAGGGTTTTCTTCAGTGTACCTGATTTGGAGCTCATGTTTTTCTATGTTCACTCAAAAGTTGTTTTGATTCCATGTATATTATTTTGCACTTACCtctctttaattttcctttcttgttttattGTTGTCAGTCAGTGTTAGGTCAACCATAATCCTTTGCATTCAGCTTTACGTTTTaccatcttaatttttttttttaacttctttacaAATAGTCACATCACACAGTGTCTATTTTTACATTACTCATTCTTGTGGGGATTTCCCCAATAGCCTATCTTTTTGGtcaaaattactgtgttttattgtttgggtttttttctttctccttctcaatCTGGTATTCATAGAgatctttgattttattttatgacAGTTTAGTTACTTTAAGAGCATTTAATGGGAAgcctttttaaaagcttcttaaaGTCTAAGTACACGGAAACACTTGGATTATCTACATGAAAGAGATTTTAAGTTTTAGCCATAGCTGCAATTTTAatgatttctgcattttattttttaaatatttttctccccccccaaaaaattagaaaatagcTTATCTAGTCTTAAATCTCCCAATTCTGAATGAATTATAAACCCCTTTTTTATTGTAAAGCAGTATTAGGCTATTTTGCAGTGACTTAATTTAGgatgtctttttttccagatCCACCCCTTTGAAATCtattttattctcttccttttctctgctctTAATTATGACCCTCCTGCCAATGAAGAGTTCTTTGAGAGTTGTATCCAACGTCTTACTTCTAACTTGAGTAAGTGCATTAGATGAAGATATTCTGATACCAAATAAATGAGTATCATTTGAAGATATTATCTGTACTGAATAAAAATGGCAATAGAATggcatttttttaagcaaagaaaaagcgTGTCTGTATATTACTACTAATAGACTGcttactggggttaaaccacaacaaaaattcAATGTATGCTTCTGTTGGGTTTTCTAGCTTCATTTTACcctttaaaaattactgttgaTAAGGGACTAGCAAGGTATCTTGAGCATAGTAAAAATCAAGTGAAAATTCTGATTAATTTGCTGTGCTGTTATTGGATAGAATTGTTGCGTTCCCCAAGAAATCATCATTTGGGGACAGGATACATTTTGTGATTCATCACAAAGAAATGGTGAAGTTGTAGAGGAAATGTGTAgcgattatttttttatttttattttttgattgaTGATACAGCCTCACAGAACTGTGAACATTTACTGTCTACTGAAATATTGTAGAGTTACCTTTTTTTAAGACTAACTAGTTTCCTCCTGGCAAGAGTTGCCTTATACCTTGGTACAGCTAGCAAAGGTAGTCCTTAATCTGCCTGTGTGTTCATTTAGTATGTCAAGAGAGAAACTTGGATGATTTGGGAGGCCAGGGGGAGGGCATTGTAAATCCATTCAACTTTATGTCATGTGTTAATGTGGATTTCTGTCTGATTTTTAAAGGTTGTTTTGGAACTCACCGCTTGGTGCTGCTTGGTCATGTTTTGGCAGTGGCTGGGTATTTTCCTCCAGTTCTGATGACGAGGatatttaatgtttctttccTAAGCAAATTGGATGCTCAACTCGAAGGTAGATCTCTAGCTCTCTGATGAATTTGATTATGTAGCATTTGGCATAAAGTGAAATCATGGACCTATATATGACTTGAGAAGTAGAATTACTCTTTAAATGATTCAGTTTTCTGGAAAGACCCCTCTATATAATCTAGTCATTATTTGAGTGCTAAAAGTGAAGGAATGAACAAAAATTTGTGCTTTGTTTTAGAAGTACAGACTTGTATTGCAGTTGAGAGAAgctcatttaaaacaaattttatagTCAGCTTATTGCATTCAGTATTTAATAATTCTTCAATTTTATTGGAAATACAATTTCCTGAGTGTGGTATTTATTACTAGAAATAGTCACAAAGCTCAAGAAATAATGTGGGATTCTTGTCTGCAAGAAACAAGTCCTACCAGTCTCTTTTCTCTAAACAAGAGACTGAGTGTTTGTCTGACTGTTTCCTTCCTCTCTACCTGTATGTTGGTCGTGATCAATGTACTGTTGCCATTTTGCCTTCAACCACTTCAGTAAAAGTTAAATGACAGAAGAGAGTTTAAActgcttctttcttctgtcttgctGTTATTCTGAATATTGAGCAAAActgttacttttcattttttcctcaggGATTTTGAGAACGTTTCTAAGATTCTGCAGCATGAATTTTATAAATGCCATAGTATACAGATATTTGCATCTCTAGTAAAGAATTCAGAGGTAGCCACTTAGTTCAATGTGTTGGATTTTTCACATTTCAGTTcacacctttttattttgtttaactCAGTCCTGCCTGATGTCCTAAAACAGAGGGTCCGCTTGTGCCTCATGAAATTGAACAGAGCAGTCTGTCTGGAATGCCCAGAGTTTCACATCCCTTGGTTTCATGAGCACTACTGCCAACGTGTCTTTTGTAACAGTAAGTAATTTATGAAAGGAAAAGCTACCCTTGTTGCTAGTAATAGTCTATTTTCAACAGTCTGCTAGATGCTGCTTCTAAAACTGTCATGTTAACACTAGCACACAATAGAAGCTGAGAAAGGTGCACCCCAGTGTCTGCTGAGGATATGTTCTTGAAAAGTGCAACCACTTAGTAGTGCAACAGATAGCAAAGCAGTTTTCCCCATGAGAATTAATGTAATAGAGATGGGATATTTCttcataagaaataaaatttaaatacccAGAAACAGTGTATATGGCATGGAGTATGGAGAGGCAGGAAGAGGATCAGTAGGATTGTCTACTGGAGGAGATGGGTCACTTTGATCTGTGCTTCACTTACAAGACTGAACATTTGACTTAAATTTTTCAAGGAGAACATTTTTGCTGCCTCCTTTTGAACTCACTGCTGTTACCTTCCTCAGAAGAATCAAGATCCGTCAAGGATGAGAAATGGAGAAGTAGGCTAGTGATCAAGTGTAGCAGCTGAGATCTTTCAGAATAGCAATCAGTTCAGAAAATCCAACTAATGCAAACTTGGTATCTCCTCTACTAATTGTCATGGGGGAGATCTGCTTTGCTATCCATCGAACTCAGCTGCTTTATCTCTGAGACTGAAGATGTTTAAAGGAGCAAACAAATCTGCAACAGACAGAGAAGCGACAGTGTGGTGTGCATGTAATAGATGCAAAATAAGTAAATACTTATTTAAGTGTCTAAGCAcgattaaaagcaaacaaaatccaacAGGTGAAACCTGAAACTATAGTGTTTGTAGGATGTAAATGGGAAAAATCCTGGGATGGAAAATCTGGATTTGAAATTCATGCTTAATAGGCACCTGCCACTTTCCACCTAAAAGACGATCGCATGGTCTCTGAATTATGATGGCATAACACCAGGGATCTGTGGAAAAGCTTTAATTCAGTAGGTTGGCTGTCAAAAATGCAGTGTCACAAAGTGCTATTTTCAGAACTTTGCCTGTGGAAGTCTTGatatatgaattatttattttgtctttgtagGCAGTAGCCAAATAAATCCACTGCGACAGCATGTTCACAGAGTGCTGACAGAGATCTTAGGAGGGAGCCATTATGCAAGAATGTCTGTTCTCACACCATACTGCTATGAAATAGGTGAGAAGTTAATGCTCTAAGGATTCTTATGGAGACCTCTGATATCACTATTGCCAACAAGATTAGGAAGCCCCTGGGCATGTGGCCACAAGATACTGCAAAGAAGAAATTGCTGtataaaatacagtttctaaAAAGTTCTGCATAATATAAATGATATCTGGTATCTCTAATTATGGTTATCACTTAGTTTTTCTAGAAGTAAGCACTGTACAGATcaagttctttcattttttttgttgtgtgtcaGTAAACaggtttgttctgttttcttgcagATTTTGAGTGCATTCTggatgaaaataaaaagcctcTTTCCTATGTGGCTCAGAATACACCTTTGGATGATGTGGAGGGAATATGCTTGACACATGATATCAAGGATAAAGGGAGAAAGGCTCTGCCACCAGGAGCTCAGAGGTTAGTACACTGAGTTCTTGCACGTTATCTCTTCCAAGTTTAGATCAAGTTAGACCAGTTTTTTGATGCTTATGTCCTAAATGGTTGTTGCAACTCCTaggctatttatttttctgttcctttttccaAAGCCTTATGAGGTTTAGCCTTCctagctgtggtgggttgaccccagctgtTAACTAAGCTCCCACCCAgttgctcgctcactcccctgcaGTATGATGTGGGAGAGGATCTGGaggggaaaagcaaggaaaaaaagctcCTGGGTTGCAGTTAAGACAAAGTAATaagtgaagagaagaaagaagaaaaaaaaaaccaaaaagggaaaagaaaacaattgatGCAAATGCAGTCACTCACCACCAGCAGACCGATGCTGGAGCAATGGCTACTCTGGAAAAACTCCCTCctgttttactgctgagcatgatgttatatggtgtggaatatcgcTTTGGCCAGTTGAGgttccagctgtgtcccctcccaacctcttgtcaAGGCCAGCCTATACACTGTGGgtgcagagtgagaaacagaggtggccttgatgctgtgcaagcattCTTTAGGAACAGCCAAAATATTAGTGTGTTAccagcactgttttggtcacagatccaaaacacagcaccatatgggctgctatgaagaaaagtaactccatctcagccagacccagtacactaGGGCAGACGGCATTCTTGAAGTGTCTTTCATGAGATTAGGATACTGTTTTCTTCCCACCTCTTCAAACAGAAGCCTTGAAAATGCTGGTTAGCTGTTACTGCCATTTGAACAAAAACAGATTCAAGGAGGAAATGCTTTTACTAAATCCTGTGAAGTTCATCTCTAGATAAATACGAGGACAATGTTTTGTCTAGTTTCAGGGagttgtttaattttctttttccatgaatTGTCAGGTTTATCTAGTAATAGTCTTGCTGCAACTATCAATACTGAACTAGAAATACCACTTCTTGCTATTCAGGTAGGACCTGAAAGTAAAtgcacttttttgttgtttgcagaATTGCTTTGGAATTTCTTGATTCAAAAGCTTTCAGCAAAGATTCACATCACCTGAAAGGAGAATCTGCATTGAAAAAACGACACCTGGAAATGCTGGGGTACCGGGTAGTTCAGGTGAGCAGTCAGCAATATTTTATGTCCTTTCTGAGTTGTATCGATAGTGCAGATTGATACATTTTCCTTGCAATAGACTTAAAGATAGTTTTAATAGTTAAAAGCACCTACTGGGTGAGAGCAATTTTTGTAGTTAGGGAGGAAATTCCAAGCTGTTCTCAAGATGGTGTAAGGACTTCATAGAATTTGCACCTTCTCTGAAAGTGGCTGCAGCAAAACTGAAGTCAAAAGGTCTCAATCTTACCTTACTGCAGGCAAACTAGCAATCTCAACATAGCCTGAGTAAAGGAGAAAAAGTGAAACGAGAGTTTCAGTTCAATTCGCCAAAGATTTCTACACTAGAAAAAGATTGAACATACCCTCTTTGAGTGATAGACAGCGATGGCAGCTGCAAGATGTCTGTCTGCAGCAGTGGTAGTGCTGTGACAAGGAAGACTAGTGGCCACAGATAATTCACAGCCACCAGCATAGAAACATTTGGGTAGTGGAGGCTCATGAATGCAGATTCTCCTGTATATATAATTACTCACCTACTCTAATTTTAGATAGAATCCTTCTTTAAGCTgaagttggttgggttttgtttgcttgttttttaacagGATAATCATCCTTTCTCATATTGCCCTGACAGCAAATGTTATGCTAGTGATACACCATTCCAGTTTGATACATTAACATTACAAACTATAGTGACCTGGGATTTTTCTCTCAGTTTGGGTTTCAAAAGGTGGGAGATGGTGTAATGGAGCTGTCATAGCCTGTGTTGCGTGGGCATTTGCTTTACATCTCTACAACTACGCTGCTTTCTGGAAGCAAACTGACTGTACTTACATGAAGAAGAATCTTACGTTGAGAATTTAATCTTTTCAGTATTAGAATAAGCCTAGCTTTCAGAAGGACGCAGGTGATAAAATATCTTCAAGTGGAGAACAAAAAATACCAGAgggctttttctttgctgtaagaTGCTATGTGGCTTATACCAATGTTAACACTCAGATTGTGTGATTCTGTTCTACAGATTCCTCACTTCGAATGGAATTCTATGGTTTTGTCAACAAAAGGTGAACAGCTAGAATATCTGAGAAGGCATCTATATGGAATACAGTGATGACAGATATGCagtcaaaagtatttttttatacaaACACTTTATGTACCATTAGACTTCCTGTAATCCTGGAATACGTAGTTTCAAAAACCTCTTTATCTGTGAGTCAGCTGGACCGGGGCTTGCTGTGGGGCATCAGGTGTCAAGAGGCTTAATCCTCGATTTGTTAGGGATTGCAAAAGGCAGGTCGGAATGAGCCATGAAGGTGTGATAAGGATGCTTAAAATCTCCCATTATCTGGAAGCTATTCTTTAAGTACATGAGCCTGTGACAGCTTTACTataaaattacattattatta from Accipiter gentilis chromosome 1, bAccGen1.1, whole genome shotgun sequence includes these protein-coding regions:
- the FASTKD1 gene encoding FAST kinase domain-containing protein 1, mitochondrial isoform X1, with the protein product MLCLRQACLFTLRHYQARTLSSDLLLSQINSCTHEDEVFDLVGRNKARLSEKHVGIALNMLWQLQKKRPLLLRTSDYIRNHSQFLTLCILAENKVEHMEDEAIVDTLYSILRLNVEDHSSLAEVLVTEAWKRLERLSLPALSKFALCLYKRQRHFSPVIGKVAHIVDMKLDSIQDIRILSVLMISISDVISQHFRDRLLHKAGQLLEEKDEVHFNYAKRILQFLQNVKLRYHPLLEKCNKIFLKSASHLDIHSISLILGLYEQLGFDNAEFRLVAKQLLSENIDVYYDPETFAKLFFILGPMAGSKVRERLLVTAVRMAEEFSSYQVLVILKTMQKMKCRNSHLLKKMASVLHKHLDSYHVIQLVKLTQYLVVLRCHDPELFAKLKMLLLGFLKSSVIPADTAAIIRVLAMLPSFQVEEVIINKAAAVLPQCKLHHLNCIATALVKWNHYDQLHWQNGSELCVKLLQKLNDCGFQRLQNANNLNLLLEELTHVNGEWFEEVLSEETVAMCQRLIDQITWANVLQLSFFLIKTNHRCPSLLDRIASVTVENIDKIHPFEIYFILFLFSALNYDPPANEEFFESCIQRLTSNLSCFGTHRLVLLGHVLAVAGYFPPVLMTRIFNVSFLSKLDAQLEVLPDVLKQRVRLCLMKLNRAVCLECPEFHIPWFHEHYCQRVFCNSSSQINPLRQHVHRVLTEILGGSHYARMSVLTPYCYEIDFECILDENKKPLSYVAQNTPLDDVEGICLTHDIKDKGRKALPPGAQRIALEFLDSKAFSKDSHHLKGESALKKRHLEMLGYRVVQIPHFEWNSMVLSTKGEQLEYLRRHLYGIQ
- the FASTKD1 gene encoding FAST kinase domain-containing protein 1, mitochondrial isoform X3, whose product is MESGMECTLTKLCGAVNTLEGRDAIQRALDRLERLSLPALSKFALCLYKRQRHFSPVIGKVAHIVDMKLDSIQDIRILSVLMISISDVISQHFRDRLLHKAGQLLEEKDEVHFNYAKRILQFLQNVKLRYHPLLEKCNKIFLKSASHLDIHSISLILGLYEQLGFDNAEFRLVAKQLLSENIDVYYDPETFAKLFFILGPMAGSKVRERLLVTAVRMAEEFSSYQVLVILKTMQKMKCRNSHLLKKMASVLHKHLDSYHVIQLVKLTQYLVVLRCHDPELFAKLKMLLLGFLKSSVIPADTAAIIRVLAMLPSFQVEEVIINKAAAVLPQCKLHHLNCIATALVKWNHYDQLHWQNGSELCVKLLQKLNDCGFQRLQNANNLNLLLEELTHVNGEWFEEVLSEETVAMCQRLIDQITWANVLQLSFFLIKTNHRCPSLLDRIASVTVENIDKIHPFEIYFILFLFSALNYDPPANEEFFESCIQRLTSNLSCFGTHRLVLLGHVLAVAGYFPPVLMTRIFNVSFLSKLDAQLEVLPDVLKQRVRLCLMKLNRAVCLECPEFHIPWFHEHYCQRVFCNSSSQINPLRQHVHRVLTEILGGSHYARMSVLTPYCYEIDFECILDENKKPLSYVAQNTPLDDVEGICLTHDIKDKGRKALPPGAQRIALEFLDSKAFSKDSHHLKGESALKKRHLEMLGYRVVQIPHFEWNSMVLSTKGEQLEYLRRHLYGIQ
- the FASTKD1 gene encoding FAST kinase domain-containing protein 1, mitochondrial isoform X2 → MEDEAIVDTLYSILRLNVEDHSSLAEVLVTEAWKRLERLSLPALSKFALCLYKRQRHFSPVIGKVAHIVDMKLDSIQDIRILSVLMISISDVISQHFRDRLLHKAGQLLEEKDEVHFNYAKRILQFLQNVKLRYHPLLEKCNKIFLKSASHLDIHSISLILGLYEQLGFDNAEFRLVAKQLLSENIDVYYDPETFAKLFFILGPMAGSKVRERLLVTAVRMAEEFSSYQVLVILKTMQKMKCRNSHLLKKMASVLHKHLDSYHVIQLVKLTQYLVVLRCHDPELFAKLKMLLLGFLKSSVIPADTAAIIRVLAMLPSFQVEEVIINKAAAVLPQCKLHHLNCIATALVKWNHYDQLHWQNGSELCVKLLQKLNDCGFQRLQNANNLNLLLEELTHVNGEWFEEVLSEETVAMCQRLIDQITWANVLQLSFFLIKTNHRCPSLLDRIASVTVENIDKIHPFEIYFILFLFSALNYDPPANEEFFESCIQRLTSNLSCFGTHRLVLLGHVLAVAGYFPPVLMTRIFNVSFLSKLDAQLEVLPDVLKQRVRLCLMKLNRAVCLECPEFHIPWFHEHYCQRVFCNSSSQINPLRQHVHRVLTEILGGSHYARMSVLTPYCYEIDFECILDENKKPLSYVAQNTPLDDVEGICLTHDIKDKGRKALPPGAQRIALEFLDSKAFSKDSHHLKGESALKKRHLEMLGYRVVQIPHFEWNSMVLSTKGEQLEYLRRHLYGIQ